In Bos mutus isolate GX-2022 chromosome 10, NWIPB_WYAK_1.1, whole genome shotgun sequence, a single window of DNA contains:
- the FITM1 gene encoding fat storage-inducing transmembrane protein 1 yields MERGPVVGAGRGAGARIRALLGGLVRVLLWVASALLYFGSEQAARLLGSPCLRRLYHAWLAAVVIFGPLLQFHVNPRTIFASHGNFFNIKFVNSAWGWTCTFLGGFVLLVVFLATRRVAVTARHLSRLVVGAAVWRGAGRAFLLIEDLTGSCFEPLPQGLLLHELPDRRSCLAAGHQWRGYTVSSHTFLLTFCCLLMAEEAAVFAKYLAHGLPAGAPLRLVFLLNVLLLGLWNFLLLCTVIYFHQYTHKVVGAAVGTFAWYLTYGSWYHQPWSPGSPGHGLFPHPHSIHKHN; encoded by the exons aTGGAGCGGGGGCCggtggtgggggcagggcggggggctGGGGCCCGGATCCGGGCCCTGCTGGGCGGCCTGGTCAGGGTGCTGCTCTGGGTGGCCTCTGCCTTGCTGTACTTTGGAAGCGAACAGGCTGCCCGCCTCCTGGGCAGCCCCTGCTTACGGCGCCTCTACCATGCCTGGTTGGCAGCAGTGGTCATCTTCGGGCCCCTTCTGCAGTTCCACGTCAACCCTCGGACCATCTTCGCCAGCCACGGCAACTTCTTCAACAT AAAGTTTGTGAATTCAGCGTGGGGCTGGACCTGCACGTTCCTGGGGGGCTTTGTGCTGCTGGTGGTCTTCCTGGCTACACGGCGCGTGGCAGTGACTGCCCGGCACCTGAGCCGGCTGGTGGTGGGGGCAGCCGTGTGGCGGGGGGCCGGCCGGGCCTTCCTGCTCATCGAGGACCTGACCGGCTCCTGCTTCGAGCCTCTGCCCCAGGGCCTGCTGCTCCACGAGTTACCGGATCGCCGCAGCTGCCTGGCGGCTGGCCACCAGTGGCGGGGATACACGGTCTCCTCCCACACCTTCCTGCTCACCTTCTGCTGCCTGCTCATGGCCGAGGAAGCAGCAGTGTTCGCCAAGTATCTGGCCCATGGGCTGCCTGCCGGCGCACCCCTGCGCCTTGTCTTCCTGCTCAACGTGCTGCTGCTGGGCCTCTGGAACTTCTTGCTGCTCTGCACCGTCATCTATTTCCACCAGTATACTCACAAGGTGGTGGGGGCCGCGGTGGGTACCTTTGCCTGGTACCTCACCTATGGCAGCTGGTATCATCAGCCCTGGTCTCCAGGGAGCCCCGGCCATGGGCTCTTCCCTCACCCCCACTCCATCCACAAGCATAACTGA
- the DCAF11 gene encoding DDB1- and CUL4-associated factor 11 isoform X1 has product MGSRNSSSAGTGSGDPSEGLPRRGAGLRRSEEEEEEDEDVDLAQVLAYLLRRGQVRLVQGGGAANLQLIQALSDSEEEHDSAWDGRLGDRYNPPVDATPDTRELECSEIKTQVELATGRLGLRRAARELSFPQMLHQRERGLCHQGSFSLGERSRVMSHFLPNDLGFTDTYSQKAFCGIYSKDGQIFMSACQDQTIRLYDCRYGRFRKFKSIKARDVGWSVLDVAFTPDGNHFLYSSWSDYIHICNIYGEGDTHTALDLRPDERRFAVFSIAVSSDGREVLGGANDGCLYVFDREQNRRTLQIESHEDDVNAVAFADVSSQILFSGGDDAICKVWDRRTMREDDPKPVGALAGHQDGITFIDSKGDARYLISNSKDQTIKLWDIRRFSSREGMEASRQAATQQNWDYRWQQVPKKAWRKLKLPGDSSLMTYRGHGVLHTLIRCRFSPTHSTGQQFIYSGCSTGKVVVYDLLSGHIVKKLTTHKACVRDVSWHPFEEKIVSSSWDGNLRLWQYRQAEYFQDDMPESEEHPSTPAPVSHPSTAFSSPQ; this is encoded by the exons ATGGGATCACGGAATAGTAGCAGCGCAGGAACTGGGTCTGGAGACCCCTCCGAGGGCTTGCCCCGAAGAGGGGCTGGCCTGCGTAggagtgaggaggaggaagaggaggatgaaGATGTGGATCTGGCCCAGGTACTGGCCTATCTCCTACGCAG AGGCCAAGTGAGGTTGGTGCAGGGAGGAGGTGCAGCAAATTTGCAGCTCATCCAGGCCCTCTCGGACTCCGAGGAAGAGCATGACAGTGCCTGGGATGGTCGTCTTGGAGATCGATACAATCCACCGG TGGATGCAACCCCTGACACCCGAGAGCTGGAATGCAGTGAGATCAAGACACAAGTGGAATTGGCCACGGGGCGGCTGGGGCTTAGGCGGGCAGCCCGGGAGCTCAGCTTTCCTCAAATGCTGCACCAG AGAGAACGGggcctctgccaccagggaagcttctccCTTGGAGAACGGTCTCGAGTGATGTCTCA CTTCTTGCCCAATGATCTGGGCTTCACTGATACCTACTCTCAGAAGGCTTTCTGTGGCATCTACAGCAAAGATGGTCAAATCTTCATGTCTGCCTGTCAAG ACCAGACAATCCGACTATATGACTGCCGGTATGGCCGCTTTCGTAAATTCAAGAGCATCAAAGCCCGGGATGTCGGCTGGAGCGTCTTGGATGTGGCCTTCACCCCTGATGGGAATCATTTCCTTTACTCCAGCTGGTCTGATTACA TTCATATCTGCAACATCTACGGGgagggagacacacacactgcCCTGGATCTAAG GCCAGATGAACGTCGCTTCGCTGTGTTCTCCATCGCTGTCTCCTCAGATGGACGAGAAGTGCTAGGAGG GGCCAATGATGGCTGCCTGTACGTCTTTGATCGAGAACAGAACCGGCGGACCCTTCAG ATTGAGTCCCATGAGGATGATGTGAACGCGGTGGCCTTTGCTGACGTCAGCTCCCAAATCCTGTTCTCCGGGGGTGACGATGCCATCTGCAAAGTGTGGGATCGACGCACCATGAGGGAAGATGACCCCAAGCCTGTGGGCGCGCTCGCTGGGCATCAGGACGGCATCACTTTCATTGACAGTAAG GGTGATGCCCGATATCTCATCTCCAACTCCAAAGACCAGACCATCAAGCTCTGGGATATCCGACGTTTTTCTAGCCGGGAAGGCATGGAAGCCTCTCGCCAGGCTGCCACACAGCAAAACTGGGACTACCGCTGGCAGCAGGTGCCCAAAAAAG CCTGGCGGAAGTTGAAGCTCCCAGGGGACAGCTCCTTGATGACCTACCGGGGCCACGGGGTGCTGCACACCCTCATCCGTTGCCGATTCTCCCCCACTCACAGCACCGGCCAGCAGTTCATCTACAGTGGCTGCTCCACTGGCAAAGTGGTCG TGTACGACCTCCTCAGTGGCCACATCGTGAAGAAGCTGACCACCCACAAGGCCTGTGTGCGTGACGTCAGCTGGCACCCCTTTGAGGAGAAGATTGTCAGCAGTTCG TGGGACGGGAATCTGCGTCTGTGGCAGTACCGCCAGGCTGAGTACTTCCAGGATGACATGCCAGAGTCGGAGGAGCACCCCAGCACCCCTGCCCCAGTGTCCCACCCCTCTACAGCCTTTTCCTCACCCCAGTAG
- the DCAF11 gene encoding DDB1- and CUL4-associated factor 11 isoform X2, translating into MKMWIWPRGQVRLVQGGGAANLQLIQALSDSEEEHDSAWDGRLGDRYNPPVDATPDTRELECSEIKTQVELATGRLGLRRAARELSFPQMLHQRERGLCHQGSFSLGERSRVMSHFLPNDLGFTDTYSQKAFCGIYSKDGQIFMSACQDQTIRLYDCRYGRFRKFKSIKARDVGWSVLDVAFTPDGNHFLYSSWSDYIHICNIYGEGDTHTALDLRPDERRFAVFSIAVSSDGREVLGGANDGCLYVFDREQNRRTLQIESHEDDVNAVAFADVSSQILFSGGDDAICKVWDRRTMREDDPKPVGALAGHQDGITFIDSKGDARYLISNSKDQTIKLWDIRRFSSREGMEASRQAATQQNWDYRWQQVPKKAWRKLKLPGDSSLMTYRGHGVLHTLIRCRFSPTHSTGQQFIYSGCSTGKVVVYDLLSGHIVKKLTTHKACVRDVSWHPFEEKIVSSSWDGNLRLWQYRQAEYFQDDMPESEEHPSTPAPVSHPSTAFSSPQ; encoded by the exons atgaaGATGTGGATCTGGCCCAG AGGCCAAGTGAGGTTGGTGCAGGGAGGAGGTGCAGCAAATTTGCAGCTCATCCAGGCCCTCTCGGACTCCGAGGAAGAGCATGACAGTGCCTGGGATGGTCGTCTTGGAGATCGATACAATCCACCGG TGGATGCAACCCCTGACACCCGAGAGCTGGAATGCAGTGAGATCAAGACACAAGTGGAATTGGCCACGGGGCGGCTGGGGCTTAGGCGGGCAGCCCGGGAGCTCAGCTTTCCTCAAATGCTGCACCAG AGAGAACGGggcctctgccaccagggaagcttctccCTTGGAGAACGGTCTCGAGTGATGTCTCA CTTCTTGCCCAATGATCTGGGCTTCACTGATACCTACTCTCAGAAGGCTTTCTGTGGCATCTACAGCAAAGATGGTCAAATCTTCATGTCTGCCTGTCAAG ACCAGACAATCCGACTATATGACTGCCGGTATGGCCGCTTTCGTAAATTCAAGAGCATCAAAGCCCGGGATGTCGGCTGGAGCGTCTTGGATGTGGCCTTCACCCCTGATGGGAATCATTTCCTTTACTCCAGCTGGTCTGATTACA TTCATATCTGCAACATCTACGGGgagggagacacacacactgcCCTGGATCTAAG GCCAGATGAACGTCGCTTCGCTGTGTTCTCCATCGCTGTCTCCTCAGATGGACGAGAAGTGCTAGGAGG GGCCAATGATGGCTGCCTGTACGTCTTTGATCGAGAACAGAACCGGCGGACCCTTCAG ATTGAGTCCCATGAGGATGATGTGAACGCGGTGGCCTTTGCTGACGTCAGCTCCCAAATCCTGTTCTCCGGGGGTGACGATGCCATCTGCAAAGTGTGGGATCGACGCACCATGAGGGAAGATGACCCCAAGCCTGTGGGCGCGCTCGCTGGGCATCAGGACGGCATCACTTTCATTGACAGTAAG GGTGATGCCCGATATCTCATCTCCAACTCCAAAGACCAGACCATCAAGCTCTGGGATATCCGACGTTTTTCTAGCCGGGAAGGCATGGAAGCCTCTCGCCAGGCTGCCACACAGCAAAACTGGGACTACCGCTGGCAGCAGGTGCCCAAAAAAG CCTGGCGGAAGTTGAAGCTCCCAGGGGACAGCTCCTTGATGACCTACCGGGGCCACGGGGTGCTGCACACCCTCATCCGTTGCCGATTCTCCCCCACTCACAGCACCGGCCAGCAGTTCATCTACAGTGGCTGCTCCACTGGCAAAGTGGTCG TGTACGACCTCCTCAGTGGCCACATCGTGAAGAAGCTGACCACCCACAAGGCCTGTGTGCGTGACGTCAGCTGGCACCCCTTTGAGGAGAAGATTGTCAGCAGTTCG TGGGACGGGAATCTGCGTCTGTGGCAGTACCGCCAGGCTGAGTACTTCCAGGATGACATGCCAGAGTCGGAGGAGCACCCCAGCACCCCTGCCCCAGTGTCCCACCCCTCTACAGCCTTTTCCTCACCCCAGTAG